A stretch of DNA from Methylosinus sp. LW4:
TATCGAGCCTTCGTCGCCGCGGACCTGGACGGGATGGCGGCGATCTGGGGCGATGAGGAAATCTGCTGCATCCATCCCGGCTGGCCGCCGATCTTCGGACGCGAGCAGGTGCTGGCCTCCTTTCGCGAGATTTTGCGCAATCCCATGCAGGACCCGGTTCTGCGCCGCAGCGAGCGCGCGCTGCTCAGCGGCTCCGAGGGACGCATCGTCTGCATAGAGATGGTCGGCCAGGCGGCGCTCGTCGCCACCAACAGCTTCCGGCTCGTCGATGGCGCGTGGCGGCTGGTGCATCATCAGGCGAGCCCGCTGATGGTCCAGAGCGAGCCGCCGCCCACCCCGCAGGCGCCGCCGACGCGCTCGCTGCATTGACGGCGGGTTCGCCGAAGCTTCACAGGATCGCCATGAAGGCGACATCGCCTGTTGACCTTTCGCCGCCCCTGCCTCTATAAGACCACCCAACCAAGGGCTCGCCCCCCGGGGCGCGGGGCCTTTGCGCGATTTTCATGTCATACGGCCATCGAATGGCGCGGCCTCCCGCGCTCTGCGCCGATCGAAAGGAAAAGACAATGTCCCGCCGTTGCGAACTGACCGGCAAAGGCGTGCAGACGGGCAATCTCGTCAGCCACTCCAACCGCAAGACGCGCACCCGCTTTCTGCCCAATCTGGTCAATGTGACGCTGGCCTCGGACGCGCTGGCGCGCTCCGTCCGCCTTCGCGTCTCGGCGGCGGCTCTGCGCTCGGTCGAGCATCGCGGCGGCCTGGACGGCTTCCTCGTCAAGGCGCGCGACACGGAACTCTCCGACGACGCCCGCGCGCTGAAGCGCGAGATCGTCAAGAAGTTGGCCGCCGCCCCCGCGACCGCCTGATCTCGACGGCCTCGGATGCGAGCCCTTGAGGCTCGCGGTCCAGGGGCCGTTTCGGACCGCGAGCCTTCAGGCTCGCTCTCATCCGGCTCAAAGACAATTAGACCCCGCGCCCTGGACAAGGGCGCGGGGTCTTTCCTGTTGCAGCCGCCCTTGCCGACACGAGCCCCCAGCCGCGCGCCGGCAATCGCTCCGGGCGGCGGGTCAGCCCCAGATCGACAAAGCTACGCTGAGCAGCAGGGGAAGGGTGGCCAGCGAGAAGATCGCGGCGACGCAGAGAACCCTCTGGACGTCGAGCGGTTCGTGAGACGCCGCGGGCAATCCCGCATTTCGAACTTTGCCAAAGGAAATCATACGCAACTCCCTCGTCACTCTCGGACGGCCGATCGCTCGGACATCCGATCGTCACTGCACGCGCACCAGACGGTCGCGCCGAAATATTAATGCAACAGCCGCCCTGAAGGTTCCCCCGCCGACTCGTTTTCGGCGCGGTTGAGCGCTGGTTGCGAAATTAACTCGATTTAAACTCATTCACCATTCGGTGAAATACGAGAGGCGATTCGCAGCGCGAACGGCCCCCTCCCCAGCCCTCCCCCGCTACCGGGAGAGGGAGCACATTTCGCGCTTCATCGACATTTCGCGTAACCTCGCCGCCTTCCCTCTCCCGCGCAGCGGGGAAGGTGAGGGAGGGGGCACTACGCGAGCCGTCACGGCGCCGTGGCGAGGACGCGCGGCCGCTGCGGCGCCGTGCGTTGCGGAGCGCGCGCCGGGGCAGGCGCGGCGTTCTCGCTGAACAGCTCGGCGAGCTTTTCCGTCATCGCGCCGCCCAATTCCTCCGCATCCACAATGGTCACGGCGCGGCGGTAATAGCGCGTGACGTCATGGCCGATGCCGATGGCGATCAGCTCGACGGGCGATTTGGTCTCGATCTCCTGAATGATGTGCCGCAAATGGCGCTCAAGATAATTGCCCGGATTGACCGACAGAGTGGAATCGTCGACCGGAGCGCCGTCGGAGATCATCATCAGAATGCGGCGCTGCTCCTGCCGCGCCAGCAGGCGGCGATGCGCCCAGTCGAGCGCCTCCCCGTCGATATTCTCCTTCAGCAGGCCCTCGCGCATCATCAGACCCAGATTGCGGCGCGCGCGCCGCCAGGGCGCATCGGCCGCCTTGTAGATGATGTGGCGAATGTCGTTGAGCCGGCCTGGGTTCGGCGGCTTGCCGTCGGCGATCCAGCTCTCGCGCGATTGGCCGCCCTTCCAGGCCTTGGTGGTGAAGCCCAAAATCTCCACCTTCACGCCGCAGCGCTCCAGCGTGCGGGCGAGAATATCGGCGCAGGTCGACGCCACGGTGATCGGCCGGCCGCGCATGGAGCCCGAATTGTCGAGCAGCAGCGTGACCACCGTGTCGCGGAAATTCGTGTCCTTCTCGCGCTTGAAGGAGAGCGGCTGCTGCGGATCGATGACGACACGCGGCAGGCGCGCGGGATCGAGCATCCCCTCCTCGAGATCGAACTCCCAGGCGCGGTTCTGCTGCGCCATCAGCCGCCGCTGCAGGCGATTGGCGAGCCGCCCGACGACAGAGGAGAGATGCAGGAGCTGCTTGTCGAGATAGGAGCGCAGGCGATCGAGCTCCTCGGCGTCGCAGAGATCCTCCGCCTTCACCGTCTCGTCGAAGCGCGTGGTGTAGGCCCTGTATTCGCCGCCGGAGCGATCGGACGAGGAGGTCGGCGGCCGCCGCGTCTCCATCGCCTCGTCCACATCGCCGGAGTCGATCTCCTCCAGCATCTCGCTGTCGAGAATTTCGGCGGCTTCGCTCTCGCCCTTCTCCAGCGCCTCCTCGGAGGCGGTGGCGGTGTCCATCTCGGAGGAGCCGGACTGCTTGTCCTCCTCGGTCTCCTCGCCCTCGGCCTCGTCGGGATTTTGCGGCTGGTCCTCGCTCGGCTCCTCGGCGTCCTCCTCGCCGCCCGCGCTCTCTCCCTCGAGCTCGAGGGACGCGAGCAGGCGATGCGCGAGCTGCGCGAAGCCGCGCTGATTCTCGAGCGCCGAGACGAGCTTGTCGAGATCGGCGCCGGCGCGCTCCTCGATCCAGGGGCGCCAGAGATCGACCGCCTTGCGGCCATGCGGCGGCGGCGCGATGCCGGTCAGACGCTCGCGCGCGATGAGCGCCAGGGCGTCCTCGAGCGGCGCGTCCTCGCGCGTCTCGATCTCCGAGAAGCGGGCGCGCTGATAGCGGTCGTCGAGCATGGCGCCGATATTGGCGGCGACGCCGTCCATGCGGCGCGAGCCGATCGATTCGACGCGCGCCTGCTCCAGCGCGTCGAAGGCGGCGCGGGCGTCGGGCGACTGCGGCTGCACGCGGCGATGCACAGTCTCATCATGGCAGGCGAGACGCAGAGCGATGGAATCGGCGTGGCCGCGCACGATGGCGGCGTCATGCGCGGTGAGCTTACGCGGCGGCTCCGGCAGGCGCGCCTTGGCCTTGTCGTCGGCGCCGAGCAGCATGGCGCGCTCCGGCGAGAAGGAGACTTCCAGCTCCGCGCGCTTGGCCATAGCGCGCATCGCGCCGGCGACGGCGCGCTTGAACGGCTCCTGCGGAGCCTCCTTCGGCGAAGCTGGTTTGCGATTGGATGCCATGGAAGTCCGTTCGATCGTTAGCTCTGCGTCCGCCGCGGGCGAATGCGCCTATATAGCCTATGCCGGATCGGCAGTTATGAAAATCGGCGAAGACGAAATCCCGCGCGAATTCCCGCGGCGCCCGAGTTTCTCCTTCGCTATCAGCGATTTGGGACTCCATGTGACGGGCGGATGACATGATCTCAACATAAGCTATTGAAATTTTTACTGTTTTTTCAAAGCTTCCGGTCAGTTTCTCGCGCCGGAAGCCCCCGAATCCGAGCCGAGCCATGCATGAGACCGCCTCCCGATATGGAGTCGTCACCGAATTTCGCGACGTCGACGCGCTATGCTTCAAATGGCAGGTCGAGGCGCCGGACGGCGGCCTGCCGCCTTATGAGCAGATCGCCCTGGGCAGCCTCGGCCGGCTCGCCGACGATCTGGCGCTGGCGGCGCGCGGCGCGGATGGCGGCTTCGCCTTCTCCTACGGCGGCGGCGCCTTCGAGGCCTGGCTGGGCGCGTCGCTGCGCGGCCTGCGGCTCGATGCGCTGGAGCGCAATTACCGCGACGCCATCGGCGAGGCGCTCGAAGCGGCGGAGGCGAGCGGAACGCCGGCCGCGGCCATCGCGCGCAGCATTCGCGGCGGGCTGGTGCAGACTTGCGAGATCGTCGCCTTCCCAATGTCGAGCCATTGGGGCGCGACGCTGTTTCTCGTCTTCGCGCGTGAGCGGACCTCCAAGCATGATCTCGTCGACGCCATCTATCGCGCCACCGACGGCGGGCTGACGACGCTCGCCGCCGTCCACTCCGGCCGCGACATCGTCGATTTCGTCATTGTGAGCCTCAACGCCAGCGCCAGCCGGCTCTTCGGCGGCGCGGAGCGCGATCTGCAATGGCGACGCATCAGCGAGATCGTCCCGGCCTGGATGAGCGACGGGACCTTCGAGCGCTTCGCCGCCATTTTCCGATCGGCGCGGCCCGACACATTCGAGGTCTCGCATCGGTCGGCCGAGGGCGGCGCGCGGCATTTGCGGCTCTCCGCCGCGCCCATGGGCGATCTCGTCGGCGTGACGCTCACCGACGTCACGCCGCTGAAGGCGCGCGAGGCCTCCTTCCGCCTGCTGTTCGAGAGCAATCCCATGCCCATGTGGGTGCATGATCCGCAGAGCCTGCGCATCATGGCCGTCAATGACGCGGCGGTCGCCCATTACGGCTACGCCCGCGAGCGCTTCCTTCGCGCCACCTTGCTCGACCTCTATGCGGAGGAGGAATGGCCGGCGGTGCAGATCGCCCATGAGAGCCCGGCCAATCGCCGTCCCTCGGACCGCATATGGATCAATCGCACAGCGGAGGGACGCGAGATAAAGGTGCAGAATTACGCGCGCGAGATCGCCTTCGACGATCGTCCGGCGATATTGCTCGCCATCGTCGACGTCACCGAGCAGCGCGAGCAGGCCGCGCGCATCGCCCATCTCGCGCATCATGATCCGCTCACCGGCCTCGCCAATCGCGCGCTCTTCCGCGCGCGGCTGACCGAGGAGCTGCAGCGGCTCGACAATGGCGCGGCGAGCCTCTGCGTGCTCTATCTCGATCTCGACGGCTTCAAGGATGTGAACGACGCCTTCGGCCATCCGGTCGGCGATCGGCTGCTGATCGCCGTCGCCGAGCGTCTGCGCGAGACTCTGGCGCCGGGCGATATGGTGGCGCGCGTCGGCGGCGACGAATTCGCCATTGTCCAAGCGGGCGCCGGAGCGAGCGAGGCGGACCGTCTCGCCGAGCGCATCGTGAGCGCGGCGAGCGTGCCTTATGAGGTGGACGGCCATGTGGTGACGGTGGGCGCCAGCGTCGGCGTCTCGGTCGCGCCCATCGACAGCGGCGACGCCGACACGCTGCTCAAGAACGCCGACATAGCGCTCTACCGCGCCAAGGCGGACGGGCGCGGGCTGCATCGCTTCTTCGAGCCGGAGATGGCGGCCTCCATTCTCGTGCGGCGCACGATGGAGGCCGATCTGCGCCATGCTCTCGCCGCCGGCGAGTTCGAAATCTATTATCAGCCGCTCATCGACATTGTGACCAATCGCATCGTCGCCTCGGAGGCGCTGCTGCGCTGGTTCCACCCGATGCGCGGCTCGATTTCGCCCAATGAGTTCATCCCGCTCGCCGAGGAGACCGGGCTCATCACGCCGATCGGCGAATGGGTGCTGCGCGAGGCCTGCCGCGAGGCGGCGAGCTGGCCGGAGCCGATCGGCGTCTGCGTCAATCTCTCGCCCGCGCAATTTCGCTCGCGCTCGCTGGTGCAGTCGGTTCTATCGGCGCTGGCGGCGAGCGGCCTCGCGCCGCAGCGGCTCGAGCTGGAGATCACCGAATCGGTGCTGCTCGCCGAAAACCACGCCAATCTCGCCGTGCTGCATCAGCTGCGCGGCCTCGGCGTGTGCATATCGATGGATGATTTCGGCACCGGCTATTCCAGCCTCAGCTATCTGCGCTCCTTCCCCTTCGACAAGATCAAGATCGACCGCTCCTTCGTGAAGGAGCTGCCGGAGAATCAGGAATGCGGGGCGATCGTGCGCGCAGTGGCCGGGATCGGGCAGTGCCTCGGCGTCGCCACCGTGGCCGAGGGCGTGGAGACGCATGAGCAATTGGCGCGGCTGCGCGCGGAAGGCTGCACGCAGATGCAGGGCTTTCTGTTCAGCCGCCCGACGCCTGCGGCGGAGCTGCGTCGCATGCTGGAGGGCGACGGCGAGATCTGGACGAAGGCAATGAGCGCTGCGTGAGCTCTGCGCCGCGGCGAGAGGGAGAATGGTGGGGGAAGTAGGACTCGAACCTACGAAGGCATAGCCAGCGGATTTACAGTCCGCCCCCTTTGCCGCTCGGGACATTCCCCCAGCTTCTCGACGGACCCTAGAGGATAGGTCCCGCGAGCGACGACCCTGTGAAGGGCCGGTGAAGCAGGGCGCATATGGGGAATTTGCGTCCCCGCTGTCAACCCGAAAATGACCGAAGGCGTCGCCGGCCCGTCGCCGGCTCAGGACTGGCTCTGCGACTGGCCCTGGGCGCGGGCGACGCTGACGCGCACTTCCGCCGTCTCGTCGCCGCCGCCGGAATGGGCGGCGCGAATCGGCGCGGCGCCCAGATGATCCAGCGCCACGGCCACGCGCACATAGCTCTCGTCTGGCGAGGCGCCGCGCGTCGGGTCGAAGCCCACCCAGCCGAGCCCCGCCACATGCGCCTCCGCCCAAGCGTGGACGGCCGCGCCGGCGTCCGCGCGCAGCGCATAGCCGGAGACATAGCGCGACGGAATCTCGAGACTGCGCGCGCCGGCGATGAAGACATGCGCCGCATCCTGCGCCGAGCCGCGGCGACGCGCGAAGATGTCGGAAGCCGCGACGGCTCCGCTGGTCGGCTCCTCCGCCACGACGAAGGCCTCGTGGAGCGCGCCGACCAGCGCATGGAGCTTGGCCAGCGTCTCCTTCTCGCGCGCCGTCGCCGCCAGCGCGAAATCGCAGATCGCGTGATCCGCCTCGGTCAGCGGCGTCTCGCGCAGATAGAGCTCCGGCGGAAAACGCTCGATCGCGCCGCGCGCGACGCCCGCGGTGTCGAAGGTCTCGACCGCGCCTTCGACCACGGTGGTCAGCGCCTCGAGCGGCCCCTCGACATAAATGCTGTGCACGACATTGCCGAAGGCGTCCTCGCAGGCGCGCAGGCGGCAGTCGCGATCGACGTCGATGCGCCAGTCGAGAACATGCTGCCCGTCGTAATTGCGCGGGGTGAGCGCCAGCTTCTGAATCGCCGCCTTGGCCGGCTCCGCGTAACGATAGATCGTCTCGCGCCTGACTCTTATGTGCATCTTACACCGCAAAGGGAGCCGGAAACGCCGGCTCCGCCACATCTCATTCTAGAAAAGATACTGCTCCGACACCAGAGCCCCCAGCCGATGATTATCGGCGATGAAGCTCTGAATGAAATCATGCAGGCCGTTGTGAAACACATTCTCTATGGTCGCATGCTCGAGCTGGCCGAAGACGGTGCGGGCGTGGCGCTGCGCCGGGCCTTGCTTGCCGTGCGATTTGCCGAGGCGATCGAGATTCTGCACCACGCTCTCATAGCAGGCGATGAGCGAGCGCGGCATCTCCGGCCGCAGGATCAGGAGATCGGCGACGAGCCAGGGCTTCAGACTGTCGCGATAGACCCAATGATAGGCGGTGTGCGCGGAGACGGCGCGCAATATCGCCGTCCATTGGAAATAGTCGAGCGAGCCGCCGACCGCCTCCGTCTCCGGCAGCAGCACGTGATATTTCACATCGAGCAGACGCGCGGTGTTGTCGGCGCGCTCGAGATAGAGGCCGACGCGCGAGAACCAATAGGCGTCGTTGCGCAGCATGGTCCGATGCGCGCCGCCATCGTAAGCGGCGGAGACCTGCTTCACGAAATCGAGAAAGCGCGTCACCTCCTCGGCGGAGCGGCTCGCCTGCTCGAAGGCCTTGAGCTCGAGGAAGGCGCCATTGATCGCCTCCCACATCTCGACAGTGAGCGCGGT
This window harbors:
- a CDS encoding nuclear transport factor 2 family protein, whose amino-acid sequence is MIHAPIGRRCGSAGENRAAQDGVKASREALSASAFLEIFYCHRLELSAFFAPMSDEASLLAANAAYYRAFVAADLDGMAAIWGDEEICCIHPGWPPIFGREQVLASFREILRNPMQDPVLRRSERALLSGSEGRIVCIEMVGQAALVATNSFRLVDGAWRLVHHQASPLMVQSEPPPTPQAPPTRSLH
- the rpmB gene encoding 50S ribosomal protein L28, giving the protein MSRRCELTGKGVQTGNLVSHSNRKTRTRFLPNLVNVTLASDALARSVRLRVSAAALRSVEHRGGLDGFLVKARDTELSDDARALKREIVKKLAAAPATA
- the cobT gene encoding cobaltochelatase subunit CobT, translated to MASNRKPASPKEAPQEPFKRAVAGAMRAMAKRAELEVSFSPERAMLLGADDKAKARLPEPPRKLTAHDAAIVRGHADSIALRLACHDETVHRRVQPQSPDARAAFDALEQARVESIGSRRMDGVAANIGAMLDDRYQRARFSEIETREDAPLEDALALIARERLTGIAPPPHGRKAVDLWRPWIEERAGADLDKLVSALENQRGFAQLAHRLLASLELEGESAGGEEDAEEPSEDQPQNPDEAEGEETEEDKQSGSSEMDTATASEEALEKGESEAAEILDSEMLEEIDSGDVDEAMETRRPPTSSSDRSGGEYRAYTTRFDETVKAEDLCDAEELDRLRSYLDKQLLHLSSVVGRLANRLQRRLMAQQNRAWEFDLEEGMLDPARLPRVVIDPQQPLSFKREKDTNFRDTVVTLLLDNSGSMRGRPITVASTCADILARTLERCGVKVEILGFTTKAWKGGQSRESWIADGKPPNPGRLNDIRHIIYKAADAPWRRARRNLGLMMREGLLKENIDGEALDWAHRRLLARQEQRRILMMISDGAPVDDSTLSVNPGNYLERHLRHIIQEIETKSPVELIAIGIGHDVTRYYRRAVTIVDAEELGGAMTEKLAELFSENAAPAPARAPQRTAPQRPRVLATAP
- a CDS encoding putative bifunctional diguanylate cyclase/phosphodiesterase; translated protein: MHETASRYGVVTEFRDVDALCFKWQVEAPDGGLPPYEQIALGSLGRLADDLALAARGADGGFAFSYGGGAFEAWLGASLRGLRLDALERNYRDAIGEALEAAEASGTPAAAIARSIRGGLVQTCEIVAFPMSSHWGATLFLVFARERTSKHDLVDAIYRATDGGLTTLAAVHSGRDIVDFVIVSLNASASRLFGGAERDLQWRRISEIVPAWMSDGTFERFAAIFRSARPDTFEVSHRSAEGGARHLRLSAAPMGDLVGVTLTDVTPLKAREASFRLLFESNPMPMWVHDPQSLRIMAVNDAAVAHYGYARERFLRATLLDLYAEEEWPAVQIAHESPANRRPSDRIWINRTAEGREIKVQNYAREIAFDDRPAILLAIVDVTEQREQAARIAHLAHHDPLTGLANRALFRARLTEELQRLDNGAASLCVLYLDLDGFKDVNDAFGHPVGDRLLIAVAERLRETLAPGDMVARVGGDEFAIVQAGAGASEADRLAERIVSAASVPYEVDGHVVTVGASVGVSVAPIDSGDADTLLKNADIALYRAKADGRGLHRFFEPEMAASILVRRTMEADLRHALAAGEFEIYYQPLIDIVTNRIVASEALLRWFHPMRGSISPNEFIPLAEETGLITPIGEWVLREACREAASWPEPIGVCVNLSPAQFRSRSLVQSVLSALAASGLAPQRLELEITESVLLAENHANLAVLHQLRGLGVCISMDDFGTGYSSLSYLRSFPFDKIKIDRSFVKELPENQECGAIVRAVAGIGQCLGVATVAEGVETHEQLARLRAEGCTQMQGFLFSRPTPAAELRRMLEGDGEIWTKAMSAA
- a CDS encoding transglutaminase family protein gives rise to the protein MHIRVRRETIYRYAEPAKAAIQKLALTPRNYDGQHVLDWRIDVDRDCRLRACEDAFGNVVHSIYVEGPLEALTTVVEGAVETFDTAGVARGAIERFPPELYLRETPLTEADHAICDFALAATAREKETLAKLHALVGALHEAFVVAEEPTSGAVAASDIFARRRGSAQDAAHVFIAGARSLEIPSRYVSGYALRADAGAAVHAWAEAHVAGLGWVGFDPTRGASPDESYVRVAVALDHLGAAPIRAAHSGGGDETAEVRVSVARAQGQSQSQS
- a CDS encoding alpha-E domain-containing protein produces the protein MLSRTADNLFWLARYMERADFLARILQASRRLATLPRAYGGVETEWESALLSSGAAPAFHAAGLTVDEANVTQFLAFSPDNPSSIRNCIELARVNARAVRTALTVEMWEAINGAFLELKAFEQASRSAEEVTRFLDFVKQVSAAYDGGAHRTMLRNDAYWFSRVGLYLERADNTARLLDVKYHVLLPETEAVGGSLDYFQWTAILRAVSAHTAYHWVYRDSLKPWLVADLLILRPEMPRSLIACYESVVQNLDRLGKSHGKQGPAQRHARTVFGQLEHATIENVFHNGLHDFIQSFIADNHRLGALVSEQYLF